The following coding sequences lie in one Phaenicophaeus curvirostris isolate KB17595 chromosome 5, BPBGC_Pcur_1.0, whole genome shotgun sequence genomic window:
- the ZFYVE26 gene encoding zinc finger FYVE domain-containing protein 26 isoform X4, with protein sequence MHAFGSEEAASLERLLGFFCECLRHGDWELAQACVPRLGQGRGPDTVEAVLQALVACPAAARCGPNSSPWRTAWLWLLVLEKWLTSNQKTLPVALQRETEFLLFLEELQKDVSEEVLKELFEAFESTQNKHVTGGKRDGCCHRFSLDVASALRKLLLRAPERAKALLEFFQVDQGAHSSSLQQYCSLQNVFVEFLRDSLKSLQRLLCSSETSAELDQEELVDMIYAALNIVTFEMEHQADEIRQLFKELLDVCWAEGSPLREEKLLSCMLRKRGHSLLRLYSSVLVEKTREKCLVSKSMLKGSSEQLDTEQTMMNLFSDPKEAASWKTACFYCLSNSKHFLEQILVTALTLLKREDYSGLHSLLRREFRPLSRLLVLLGWTHCQSLESAKALLWTLHKTQDLCNDSVLKDFCDGLWAQVEVLEWCIQQNSMTISRKILLQHLHSLDCHTAVYALHHLTNLLALNEDDVIELLLKVPARDHQMQDCSSVFPQYLVKCQQFLRSLPAPLRLEVLENIFSLLFVSYSDFHTKTLLPEDYAEDDDLDKKSTTVNVEGSVSRRSSTSGSPQRLTDAEKKLERHPLAAQTVHIDTQDLHDSMSHGKSYETSKLSYLDLKHFTSGVTGFLVDDVAMDAFLTLLLNHLEEIQSSIPWDSSNVPCEELDLVECLNLSTSGDAFGSRVLQFSKYLSEAHWRYRVVMSNRNAEHQLAASRRYCSLIRSSSSKKRSRSQRYKTDGKEGTSSPSLESTSSELSTSTSEGSTSNVSVSSALESSVRPHQQNPLIPMMLSPPESLLVSCVLRGNFVEAHQVALMFNLDTSPCYGELVFMERYQEAVQEMTRVEHNIESQASDGTGGIRRSGSGCSTLQAIGNAAAAGMVFYSISDVTDKLLATSGNLPPTLQENFWISNIQLEHTDPLWEVLEDLSPSAMAAFDLACTQCHLWKTCKQLLETAERRLYSSLETRGHRPEFVFLHSEGVKGFPTVIHQISKILNYSCTPQGQSKPEVSDEKIGSHFRCSIVDLLQACYPALTEESITNEIVLSQNLDEILKSLTCIECSVESKGSLLGTLVEQASLKPTELEKHLVWNQTQLLLRTLDRHIQTMPESNMQTTFVKAFFDYITTLAAVVLRSLNAELDISAEVKVGNPFILLQQSPSQLLSQLVFERQVHPDRLSSLLAKEELNLNVQEVIVNCCCEPLSLCSARQNSQAKSLLTNIGSLAHQCAYHCLPDVEVPMHNPTEASEDTSAQASSSVNNLRQHTLTASSLDFLKSQSKLMATVACLSASNIQKTSKSSLSWMEFRGKREVPLGLEQISRECEALLKEFPILERFLLAMFEPLQNQQEEGGSLAVVFSGKTYIPLVLLGLHSTTAVKVLMGVFEQALAAKDWDRALKVLDLYSQDLEDLVSVKDAVLSCATAEDKDGWQYLFPVKNATLRSRLALRYLDKWPLDASLEILAYCISDSSITDELKASLQSRKKELQVYQKILNVQNEPLWNDWQDVKKVCTDDPQTIMNIILKAKDYELCEEWRHLYPVPREDLINLHREHLLHLLEMGDMEKALQLLQGIEDSGICLAISEQSLDQHPNLAASHFLADYLTAHFYKNLTTARRNEIQALYMGSKVLLTLPEHSRVNYFHLSSRPLLVLEQLLMNMRVDWVAVAVQTLHQLLAGQESGFTVEDIDNLLSKYAEKALNFPFALKDKRSDSLMRVQESLNQVLECEALSKSGSSDLSPVSFTGVAVSASPRDRSLQQNLFPQEFVPPEKPPPKQQWIPDDTETICMVCKTERFTMFNRRHHCRRCGRLVCSSCSTKKMAVEAGRDNLSRVCDQCYSYYNREHLPGSVQDTSSRKEDQDQGKETSNNEYSTVVRIPKATEFEWTFSLSEEENEIVRSEFYYEQAPSSSLCIAILSLHSDNIVCGHQLIEHCCKLSQGLTNPEADAGLLMDIMKQLLFSAKMMFVKAGRSQDLALCDSYISKVDVLSILVAAAYHPIPSLDQILLPAAVTRLRNQLLEAEYYQLAIEVSTKSGLDPGGAWHAWGMACLKAGNLSSAREKFSRCLKPPMDLNQLNHGSRLVQDVMQYLESTVKPILIADDDYFATLRELEATLRTRSLSLEMCEGKFQHNSYYQECLFYLHSYGTNLAIISFYMRHDCMREALLHLLNKESPSEVFIEGVFVPSYESGKLHMLENLLETIDPGLESWGVYLIAACKYLQRKSYYHILYELQQFMKDHVRAAMTCIRFFTHGAKSYTELGGRQTWLLKIKDHLKVYLQEVSRSSGRKKMACTFRKKMPATDVSRHINTVDLQMEVTKFLHQCESSGTSHVTGSSLPTLFGNNNMKMDVACKVMLEGKNVEEGFGIAFRVLQDFQLEATEVYSKVAKQLVKQQKYNEIRQLLKCVSESGVATKNDGDNIILNCLNEFKSIPAEDLDNLIQDMDSDENKIQAYVMCNKLRSAYLVSVRQEKTRAVQLVQHVRQLAEVSGDDVVKAICAQWLSVHQPKMRNRLPQGTRK encoded by the exons ATGCACGCCTTCGGAAGCGAAGAAGCGGCCTCGCTGGAGCggctgttgggttttttctgcgaGTGCTTGCGGCACGGGGACTGGGAGCTGGCGCAGGCCTGCGTGCCCCGCCTGGGCCAGGGCCGCGGTCCCGACACGGTGGAAGCCGTCCTGCAGGCGCTGGTGGCCTGTCCCGCCGCCGCCAG ATGTGGACCGAATTCTAGCCCATGGAGAACTGCATGGCTTTGGCTTCTTGTGCTGGAAAAATGGCTTACCAGTAATCAG aaaactcTTCCAGTTGCTCTTCAGAGAGAAACTGAATTTTTACTGTTCCTGGAAGAACTACAGAAAGATGTCTCTGAGGAAGTCCTAAAG GAGCTCTTTGAAGCATTTGAGTCTACACAGAACAAGCACGTCACAGGTGGGAAAAGAGATGGCTGTTGTCACAGATTCAGTTTGGATGTTGCTTCAGCTCTCCGGAAGCTCTTGCTGCGGGCTCCTGAGAGGGCAAAAGCCCTGCTGGAATTCTTCCAGGTGGACCAAGGCGCACACAGCTCCTCGCTCCAGCAATATTGTTCTCTACAAAACGTATTTGTTGAATTTCTTCGTGACTCCTTGAAATCTCTTCAACGGCTTCTGTGTAGTTCTGAGACTTCAGCAGAACTAGATCAAGAAGAACTAGTAGATATGATTTATGCTGCTCTCAATATAGTGACCTTTGAGATGGAGCATCAGGCAGATGAAATACGGCAACTATTCAAGGAGCTTTTGGATGTGTGCTGGGCTGAGGGCAGCCCACTGAGGGAGGAGAAGCTACTAAGCTGTATGCTGAGGAAACGGGGCCACAGCCTGTTAAGACTTTATAGCAGTGTTCTTGtagaaaaaacaagagaaaaatgtctGGTGTCAAAATCGATGCTAAAAG GTTCGTCTGAGCAATTGGATACAGAGCAAACTATGATGAATTTGTTCTCAGATCCCAAAGAGGCTGCTTCCTGGAAAACCGCCTGTTTCTACTGCTTGAGCAACAGCAAGCACTTTCTGGAACAGATTCTG GTGACCGCATTAACTTTACTGAAACGAGAAGACTACTCAGGCCTGCACAGCTTACTGAGGAGAGAATTCAGGCCCCTTAGCCGCCTCTTGGTATTGCTAGGGTGGACTCATTGTCAAAGCTTGGAATCAGCAAAAGCATTGCTATGGACTCTTCACAAAACTCAG GATCTGTGCAATGATTCAGTACTGAAAGATTTCTGTGATGGGCTGTGGGCTCAGGTGGAAGTTCTTGAATGGTGCATACAGCAAAACAG TATGACTATCTCAAGGAAGATTCTTCTGCAACACTTGCACAGTCTGGATTGCCACACTGCAGTATACGCTCTTCATCATCTCACCAATCTTCTGGCTCTGAATGAAGACGATGTTATTGAGCTTCTTCTGAAAGTTCCTGCTAGAGACCACCAGATGCAGG ATTGCTCTTCAGTGTTTCCTCAGTACCTTGTGAAGTGTCAGCAGTTCTTAAGGAgtcttcctgctcctctgcgCCTTGAAGTTTTGGAGAACATCTtctccttgctttttgtttcctacaGTGACTTCCATACTAAGACTCTTCTGCCTGAGGACTATGCAGAGGATGATGATCTTGACAAGAAGAGTACTACTGTGAATGTAGAAGGCAGTGTCAGTCGGCGGTCTTCTACCTCAGGAAGTCCACAGCGTCTAACAGATGCTGAAAAGAAATTAGAGAGGCATCCGCTGGCTGCTCAGACGGTTCACATAGATACCCAGGATCTTCATGACTCAATGTCACATGGCAAAAGCTATGAAACTTCTAAGCTGAGTTACCTAGACCTGAAACACTTCACCAGTGGCGTTACTGGATTTTTAGTGGATGATGTAGCCATGGATGCCTTCCTCACATTGCTTCTCAACCATCTGGAAGAAATTCAGAGTTCTATCCCATGGGACTCCAGTAACGTGCCTTGTGAAGAGCTGGACCTTGTTGAGTGCTTGAATCTTTCCACAAGTGGAGATGCCTTTGGAAGTCGCGTGTTACAGTTTTCCAAATACCTCTCTGAAGCTCACTGGCGTTACAGGGTGGTGATGAGTAACAGAAATGCAG AACATCAGCTTGCAGCTTCCAGGAGATACTGCTCTTTAATCAGGAGCTCCAGCTCTAAGAAACGAAGTAGATCTCAAAGGTACAAGACAG aTGGGAAAGAGGGAACTTCCAGTCCATCATTAGAAAGTACAAGTAGCGAGCTAAGCACCAGTACCTCAG AGGGAAGTACCAGTAATGTATCTGTCTCGAGTGCTTTGGAAAGCAGTGTGAGACCACATCAGCAAAATCCCCTCATTCCTATGATGCTTTCCCCACCAGAATCTTTGTTGGTTTCTTGTGTTTTGAGAGGAAACTTTGTAGAAGCCCATCAG GTGGCTTTGATGTTTAATCTGGATACTTCACCCTGCTATGGTGAATTGGTTTTCATGGAGCGCTACCAAGAGGCAGTGCAAGAAATGACAAGAGTGGAGCACAATATTGAGAGTCAAGCATCAGATGGCACTGGAGGCATCAGGAGGTCTGGCAGTGGCTGTTCAACACTACAAGCTATTGGgaatgcagcagcagctg GTATGGTATTTTATTCCATCTCGGATGTTACTGATAAATTGCTTGCAACTTCTGGAAATCTTCCCCCAACTCTCCAAGAAAACTTCTGGATCAGCAACATCCAGCTAGAGCATACTGATCCTCTGTGGGAAGTCCTTGAGGACCTCAGTCCCTCGGCAATGGCAGCATTTGACCTGGCTTGTACTCAGTGCCATCTTTGGAAGACTTGCAAACAGCTTTtggaaacagcagaaagacGACTGTATAGCAGCCTTGAAACTCGGG GCCACCGAcctgaatttgtttttctgcacTCTGAAGGTGTAAAGGGTTTTCCCACAGTTATCCATCAAATAAGTAAAATTCTCAACTATTCCTGCACACCACAAGGGCAATCCAAGCCAG AAGTCTCGGATGAGAAAATAGGGAGTCATTTTCGATGCAGTATTGTAGACCTTCTGCAAGCTTGCTATCCTGCCTTGACTGAAGAAAGTATTACTAATGAAATTGTTTTATCACAAAATCTGGATGAAATCCTAAAATCATTGACATGCATAGAATGTTCTGTAG AGTCTAAAGGGAGCCTGCTTGGCACCTTGGTGGAGCAGGCCTCTCTCAAAccaacagagctggagaagcacCTAGTTTGGAATCAAACACAGCTTCTGCTCAGAACTCTTGATCGACATATCCAAACCATGCCAGAGAGCAACATGCAGACGACCTTTGTGAAGGCCTTCTTTGACTACATCACTACACTAGCTGCTGTTGTGTTACGAAGCCTGAATGCAGAGCTAG atataTCTGCAGAAGTGAAAGTGGGAAACCCTTTCATACTGTTGCAGCAGAGTCCATCTCAGCTGCTCTCACAGCTTGTGTTTGAGAGACAGGTTCATCCTGACAG GCTTTCTTCTCTCTTGGCTAAAGAAGAGCTAAACTTGAATGTGCAGGAAGTCATTGTTAACTGCTGCTGTGAACCATTGTCCTTATGCAGTGCAAGGCAGAATAGCCAGGCAAAGTCTCTTCTGACAAACATCGGCAGCTTAGCACACCAGTGTGCCTACCACTGCCTGCCAGATGTTGAAGTACCTATGCACAATCCTACAGAAGCCTCTGAGGATACCTCCGCTCAGGCCTCATCCTCTGTGAATAACTTGAGGCAGCACACACtcactgcctcctccctggactTCCTCAAGTCCCAGTCAAAGCTAATGGCTACGGTGGCGTGTTTAAGTGCATCAAATATACAGAAAACTTCTAAATCAAGTTTATCTTGGATGGAATTTCGGGGCAAACGTGAGGTGCCCTTAGGTTTGGAACAGATTTCCAGGGAATGTGAGGCATTGTTGAAGGAGTTCCCAATATTGGAACGGTTTCTTCTTGCTATGTTTGAGCCACTTCAGAATCAGCAAGAGGAAGGTGGCAGTTTGGCTGTTGTCTTCTCTGGCAAGACATACATACCTCTAGTTCTCCTAGGGCTGCATTCCACCACAGCTGTTAAGGTATTAATGGGAGTCTTTGAACAAGCACTTGCTGCAAAGGATTGGGACAGAGCTCTGAAAGTCTTGGATCTCTATAGTCAAGATTTGGAAGACCTAGTTAGTGTGAAGGatgctgtgctgagctgtgcaaCTGCTGAAG ATAAGGATGGTTGGCAGTACTTGTTCCCGGTAAAAAACGCCACATTGAGAAGTAGGCTGGCTCTCCGCTATCTGGACAAATGGCCTCTTGATGCCTCTTTGGAAATCCTAGCTTATTGCATTTCTGATTCAAGCATAACCGATGAACTAAAAGCCAGTctgcagagcaggaagaaagaacTTCAGGTTTATCAAAAG aTCTTAAATGTACAAAACGAACCATTGTGGAATGACTGGCAGGATGTGAAAAAAGTCTGCACTGATGACCCCCAGACCATCATGAACATTATTCTGAAAGCAAAG GATTACGAGTTGTGTGAGGAATGGAGGCACTTGTATCCTGTCCCAAGGGAAGACTTGATCAACCTTCACCGTGAACACCTTCTCCACTTACTGGAGATGGGAGACATGGAAAAAGCATTGCAG CTTTTACAAGGAATAGAAGACTCTGGTATTTGCCTTGCTATCAGTGAGCAGTCCCTTGACCAGCATCCAAACTTGGCAGCCTCTCACTTCTTGGCTGATTATCTCACAGCTCACTTCTACAAGAATCTGACAACAGCACGCCGTAATGAAATCCAGGCACTCTATATGGGATCAAAA GTGCTGCTGACTCTGCCTGAGCATTCTCGTGTTAACTACTTCCACCTCTCCTCCAGGCCACTGCTtgtgctggagcagctcctcatGAATATGAGGGTGGACTGGGTAGCTGTTGCTGTACAGACACTGCACCAGCTCTTAGCTGGACAGGAGAGTGGTTTTACCGTAGAAGACATTGACAATTTGCTCTCCAAGTATGCAGAAAAAGCTCTCAACTTCCCTTTCGCATTAAAAGACAAGAGATCAG ATTCTCTGATGCGTGTCCAAGAAAGTCTCAATCAGGTATTGGAGTGTGAAGCACTGTCTAAATCGGGATCATCAGATCTATCTCCTGTCAGCTTTACTG GTGTCGCTGTATCTGCAAGTCCCAGAGACAGAAGCCTGCAGCAGAACTTGTTTCCTCAAGAATTTGTGCCTCCTGAGAAGCCACCACCAAAGCAGCAGTGGATACCTGATGATACTGAAACGATATGTATGGTTTGCAAAACTGAACGTTTTACTATG TTTAACAGGCGCCATCACTGCAGGCGCTGCGGCAGGTTGGTGTGCAGCTCTTGTTCCACCAAGAAAATGGCAGTAGAAGCTGGCAGAGATAATCTGTCTCGTGTATGTGATCAATGCTATAGCTACTACAATAGAGAACATCTGCCTGGCTCGGTACAAGATACGAGCAG cagaaaagaagatCAAGACCAAGGTAAAG AAACTTCCAATAATGAATATTCCACAGTGGTGCGAATACCCAAGGCAACTGAGTTTGAATGGACTTTTTCCCTGAGTGAAGAGGAGAATGAAATTGTGCGCAGTGAATTTTATTATGAACAG gctcccagctcctccttgtGTATTGCCATCCTTAGCCTGCACAGTGACAACATAGTGTGTGGCCACCAACTGATAGAGCACTGCTGCAAGCTGTCCCAAGGGCTCACCAATCCTGAGGCAGATGCTGGTCTCCTTATGGACATCATGAAACAATTGCTCTTCAGTGCCAAAATGATGTTTGTAAAAGCTGGAAGGAGTCAGGATCTAGCTCTCTGTGACAG CTACATCAGCAAAGTGGATGTGTTGAGCATTTTGGTTGCTGCTGCCTACCATCCAATACCATCTTTGGATCAGAttcttctccctgcagcagTAACAAGATTAAGAAATCAGCTTCTGGAAGCAGAGTACTATCAACTAGCTATAGAG gtTTCTACAAAATCTGGCTTGGATCCAGGTGGAGCATGGCATGCCTGGGGCATGGCTTGCCTTAAAGCTGGAAATTTAAGTTCTGCTAGAGAGAAGTTTAGCCGATGTTTAAAGCCACCTATGGATCTGAACCAGCTGAATCATGGTTCAAGGCTGGTTCAGGATGTGATGCAGTACCTGGAGTCAACAGTGAAGCCTATACTCATTGCG GATGATGATTACTTTGCCACATTGAGGGAACTTGAAGCAACACTGAGAACAAGAAGTCTGTCTCTGGAAATGTGTGAGGGAAAGTTTCAACACAATAGCTACTATCAAGAGTGCTTGTTCTATTTGCATAGTTATGGCACTAATCTAGCTATAATAAGCTTTTACATGAGGCATGACTGTATGAGAGAAGCACTGCTTCACTTGTTAAATAAG GAATCCCCATCAGAAGTGTTCATTGAAGGAGTCTTCGTTCCAAGCTATGAAAGTGGTAAACTGCATATGTTGGAGAACCTGCTGGAGACCATTGATCCAGGATTGGAGAGCTGGGGAGTGTACTTGATTGCAGCCTGCAAATACTTGCAGAGGAAGAGCTACTATCATATTCTGTATGAACTGCAACAGTTCATGAAG GATCACGTTCGTGCTGCCATGACCTGCATTAGATTTTTCACTCACGGAGCAAAGTCTTATACTGAACTGGGAGGCAGACAGACATGGCTCCTGAAGATCAAGGACCATCTCAAAGTCTATCTGCAGGAGGTCTCAAGAAGttcaggaaggaagaaaatggcaTGCACTTTTAGGAAGAAAATGCCTGCTACAGATGTGTCAAG